GTCTCCGAAGTGCTCCCGGTCCACGAAAAGGTCGGCATCGCCATCAGCCTTTTCGGCGGAGTCTACCTGCTGGCGCTCTCCCTGGGAGACACCGGCGCGGGACGGCGTCTCAAATGCTTCCTCATCTGCCTGGCCTTCAGCACCCTGGCGGCCGCCAGCGCCTGGTTCGTCCTGCCCTCCTTCCAGGACAGTTATCGGCTGGCGCAAGAAGGAGTGCAGGCCCAGGCCCGGGTCTCCAACGCTCGCGAATTTCTCCGCGACCGCCGACTGGCCAGCAAAGTGGAAATCCGCTTTCACGACCACCGGGCCGACCTCCAAGTCTTCCGTGATCTCGAAAAAGGAGAGCGGCTGGAGGTGGTCTATCTCCCGAACGATCCCACTGTCGTGCGCGAAGGCACGGAAAGCGATA
This portion of the Verrucomicrobiota bacterium genome encodes:
- a CDS encoding DUF3592 domain-containing protein is translated as MGQLRLPIKAIQAWVVALGLIAVGIACYRDAYEVSEVLPVHEKVGIAISLFGGVYLLALSLGDTGAGRRLKCFLICLAFSTLAAASAWFVLPSFQDSYRLAQEGVQAQARVSNAREFLRDRRLASKVEIRFHDHRADLQVFRDLEKGERLEVVYLPNDPTVVREGTESDTAAKLLSHQGTPFWLLTALFLLFAICALFYFVGIFTGARELAGTQK